In Deltaproteobacteria bacterium, one DNA window encodes the following:
- the cas2 gene encoding CRISPR-associated endonuclease Cas2 codes for MWLVSMFDLPVDTAEARKQYTRFRKGLLKDGFTMMQFSVYIRHCASDENAQVHARRVQAMLPPDGEVRLLLITDKQFGRMQVYWGKRRRPPENAPAQVEMF; via the coding sequence ATGTGGCTCGTGTCAATGTTCGATCTGCCCGTGGACACGGCTGAGGCCCGCAAGCAGTACACCCGGTTCCGCAAGGGGCTTCTCAAGGACGGCTTTACGATGATGCAGTTCTCGGTGTACATTCGCCACTGCGCGTCGGACGAAAACGCGCAGGTCCACGCCAGGCGGGTGCAGGCGATGCTCCCCCCGGACGGCGAGGTGAGGCTGCTTCTCATCACCGACAAGCAGTTCGGACGAATGCAGGTTTACTGGGGAAAACGGCGCAGGCCGCCGGAAAACGCCCCGGCCCAGGTGGAGATGTTCTGA
- a CDS encoding 3-hydroxyacyl-CoA dehydrogenase family protein, with translation MEIQQVGVVGLGAMGSGIVNVVSKAGIRVVAVKATGGDTSKARKDFEAGIDKEVSRGKLAIYKANAAKNGVTWAAGLDELKDCDLIIESIVEELDKKNDLFSKLDRIVKPEGIFTTNTSTIGIDQMASAVKRADKFAGLHFFNPAPVMGLVEVITGSRTSGDTKNSLVSFCKDVNKSPVPLASAPGFIVNRLLVPYLVDSIRLMEQGVSNPADIDTAMKLGCNHPMGPFELSDYIGLDIVKHMADILHSELKEERLKSPPSLVKLVAKGDLGRKSGKGYYDYSGGGQKVNPDAKA, from the coding sequence ATGGAAATCCAGCAGGTCGGAGTCGTGGGTCTCGGAGCGATGGGGAGCGGCATCGTCAATGTCGTCTCCAAGGCGGGTATCAGGGTCGTGGCGGTGAAGGCCACTGGCGGCGATACGAGCAAGGCCCGGAAAGATTTCGAGGCCGGGATCGACAAGGAGGTGAGCCGGGGGAAGCTCGCCATTTACAAGGCCAATGCCGCCAAGAACGGCGTCACCTGGGCGGCCGGGCTGGATGAGCTGAAGGACTGCGACCTGATCATCGAGTCGATCGTCGAGGAACTGGACAAGAAGAACGACCTGTTCAGCAAGCTGGACAGGATCGTCAAGCCCGAGGGCATCTTCACGACCAACACGTCCACCATCGGGATCGACCAGATGGCCTCGGCGGTAAAGCGCGCCGACAAGTTCGCCGGGCTCCACTTCTTCAACCCCGCCCCGGTGATGGGCCTCGTGGAGGTCATCACGGGATCCAGGACGTCCGGCGACACGAAGAACTCCCTCGTCTCCTTCTGCAAGGACGTGAACAAGTCGCCTGTTCCGCTCGCCTCGGCGCCGGGTTTCATCGTCAACCGGCTGCTGGTTCCCTACCTCGTGGATTCGATCCGGCTCATGGAGCAGGGCGTGTCGAACCCCGCCGACATCGACACGGCGATGAAGCTGGGCTGCAACCACCCGATGGGGCCCTTCGAACTGAGCGACTACATCGGCCTGGATATCGTCAAGCACATGGCCGACATCCTCCATTCCGAGCTGAAGGAAGAACGCCTGAAGAGCCCGCCGAGCCTGGTGAAGCTGGTGGCAAAGGGCGACCTCGGCCGCAAGAGCGGCAAGGGCTACTACGACTATTCGGGCGGCGGCCAGAAGGTGAATCCCGACGCCAAGGCGTAA
- a CDS encoding ATP-binding protein: MSARKVPKKIVLTGGPCAGKTTIAEVLSRAYAGDIVVVPEAASTLFNGGFPRWPERESRAALQRSVYRVQNELEVVYRAHHPNQLLVLDRGTVDGAAYWPDGPDAFFQTMQTSLEAELGRYHQVIYLESAGEEAYLIHGKRNPNRTETWAEARHLDELTRALWEKHPAMTVIPNQRAFSEKISAVLRIVEQAMTA, translated from the coding sequence ATGAGTGCCAGAAAAGTGCCCAAGAAAATTGTCCTGACCGGAGGCCCCTGCGCCGGCAAGACGACCATCGCCGAAGTCCTCTCGCGGGCCTATGCCGGCGACATTGTGGTTGTGCCGGAGGCCGCCTCGACCCTGTTCAACGGCGGATTTCCCCGGTGGCCGGAACGCGAATCGCGGGCGGCGCTTCAGCGAAGCGTGTACCGGGTCCAGAACGAACTGGAAGTGGTCTATCGGGCCCACCATCCAAACCAGCTTCTGGTCCTGGATCGCGGAACCGTTGACGGCGCGGCCTACTGGCCCGATGGACCCGACGCCTTTTTCCAGACCATGCAGACCTCCCTTGAAGCTGAACTTGGCCGCTATCACCAGGTCATCTATCTGGAGAGCGCCGGAGAAGAAGCCTACCTGATTCACGGCAAGCGCAATCCAAACCGAACAGAAACCTGGGCAGAAGCCCGGCATCTTGACGAACTGACGCGAGCCCTGTGGGAGAAGCACCCGGCGATGACCGTCATCCCCAACCAGCGCGCCTTCAGCGAGAAAATCTCGGCGGTGTTACGGATCGTCGAGCAGGCGATGACGGCCTAG
- a CDS encoding DUF3365 domain-containing protein, protein MTGKIRLRFMLTGSVCLLAAAAVRLSAGEAWLPTDAPDDLKPLVTQADKASQALAQRLMARLTAAFGEGGAPAAVDVCSREAGELASTVALEFGVEIGRTSHKIRNPKNAPRDWVKPHLDAAAGRKAAQVKPVAIRLEKGAGLLKPIGVQGFCLTCHGASVDVSVREAIAARYPDDRATGFAEGDFRGFFWVEVKGK, encoded by the coding sequence ATGACCGGGAAAATACGGTTGCGCTTCATGCTGACGGGGTCGGTCTGCCTGCTGGCCGCTGCGGCCGTCCGGTTGAGCGCCGGAGAAGCATGGCTTCCTACCGATGCGCCGGACGATCTGAAACCCCTGGTTACCCAGGCTGACAAGGCCTCGCAGGCACTTGCCCAGCGGCTCATGGCGCGCCTGACGGCGGCCTTCGGGGAGGGCGGGGCCCCGGCGGCGGTGGATGTGTGCAGCCGCGAGGCAGGCGAACTGGCTTCGACTGTTGCACTGGAGTTCGGCGTTGAGATCGGCCGGACCAGCCACAAGATCCGCAATCCGAAGAACGCTCCGCGGGACTGGGTGAAGCCCCATCTGGATGCGGCGGCCGGCAGGAAGGCCGCTCAGGTGAAACCCGTTGCCATCCGGCTGGAGAAGGGCGCAGGGCTTCTGAAGCCGATCGGCGTGCAGGGATTCTGCCTAACCTGTCATGGTGCGAGTGTGGATGTTTCGGTGAGGGAGGCGATTGCGGCCCGCTATCCCGACGACCGGGCGACCGGGTTTGCCGAAGGGGATTTTCGCGGATTTTTCTGGGTGGAAGTGAAGGGGAAATAG
- a CDS encoding acyl-CoA dehydrogenase family protein: MAGFLNEEHESLRDSVRKFVEKEIVPIADELDNRAAEIPMEVIRKMAEQGYFGLILPDSYGGAGMDHLSMAIVTEELSRGWLSVGSVMTRNVIAGTLILNGGTEEQKKRWLPGLADGSLLSAAAFTEPNHGSDTASFELKAEKKGDHYVLNGPKTWCTFANRANVMTILARTNPDKSLRHKGLSMLVLEKKPGDDFMPPKLTGSYIPAIGYHGLKSWSLNFEDLELPVTNLIGGEEGKGFYQLMTTYESARIQTAARGLGVAQAAYDHALQYARERKQFGKYLAEHQLIRHKLAHMATDIEALRQLLYYACAMKDQGKRCDLEAGMAKVKAGEVAEHVTSEAMQIHGGYGYSKEYRAQRFWRDGRIIKIFEGTSEIQAEVIAKRIIDGK, encoded by the coding sequence ATGGCCGGATTTCTGAACGAAGAGCACGAATCACTCCGGGACAGCGTACGCAAGTTCGTCGAGAAGGAGATCGTCCCGATCGCCGACGAACTGGACAACCGGGCAGCCGAGATCCCGATGGAGGTCATCCGGAAGATGGCCGAACAGGGCTACTTCGGCCTGATCCTGCCCGACAGCTACGGCGGTGCCGGGATGGACCACCTGTCAATGGCCATCGTGACCGAGGAACTGTCACGCGGCTGGCTGTCGGTGGGTTCGGTAATGACCCGCAATGTGATCGCCGGAACCCTGATCCTGAACGGCGGCACCGAGGAACAGAAAAAGCGCTGGCTCCCGGGGCTTGCCGACGGATCGCTGCTCAGCGCGGCGGCGTTCACCGAGCCCAATCACGGTTCCGACACGGCGAGCTTCGAGCTCAAGGCCGAAAAGAAGGGCGATCACTACGTCCTGAACGGCCCCAAGACCTGGTGCACCTTCGCCAACCGGGCGAATGTCATGACCATCCTCGCCCGGACGAATCCGGACAAGTCGCTCCGGCACAAGGGACTGTCGATGCTCGTGCTCGAAAAGAAGCCGGGCGATGATTTCATGCCGCCCAAGCTCACCGGATCGTACATCCCGGCCATCGGCTACCACGGCCTCAAGTCCTGGTCGCTGAACTTCGAGGATCTGGAGCTTCCGGTCACGAACCTCATAGGCGGCGAGGAAGGCAAGGGCTTCTACCAGCTCATGACGACCTACGAGTCGGCCCGCATCCAGACGGCGGCCCGCGGCCTTGGCGTCGCGCAGGCGGCCTATGACCACGCCCTGCAGTACGCCAGGGAACGCAAGCAGTTCGGAAAATACCTAGCCGAGCACCAGCTCATCCGGCACAAGCTGGCCCACATGGCCACTGATATCGAGGCCCTGCGCCAGCTCCTCTATTACGCCTGCGCCATGAAGGACCAGGGCAAGCGCTGCGACCTCGAAGCCGGCATGGCGAAGGTCAAGGCCGGGGAAGTGGCCGAGCACGTGACGAGCGAGGCGATGCAGATTCACGGCGGGTATGGCTACTCGAAGGAGTACCGGGCCCAGCGGTTCTGGCGCGACGGCCGGATCATCAAGATTTTCGAGGGCACATCGGAAATCCAGGCAGAAGTGATCGCCAAGCGGATCATCGACGGGAAATAG
- a CDS encoding CoA ester lyase: MSYHLDKISEKKVRRSEQTTPGHSEKLCAKAASGNADMVMLDLEDACAVSQKVDARKVVGKALAENDWGQKIRGFRANNIRTIWCLDDIIEVLTIARDAVDVIVIPKVYGPEEIHYYDFLFNQLEYKLNMKKQVKFEVLIESAAAALKAYDIAKASPRMDALIFGIADYAGDVNARVMKGDEQFQVFHWAKSQVVTAARAALIDSIDNVTLDYKDLDQVRKDAINARNMGFDGKWCIHPTHVEVVNEVFTPSDEEIKRATEIIGAYDKADKEQGLGAITFGTEMVDAATLRVERWKLSIAKRVGKIRA; the protein is encoded by the coding sequence ATGTCTTACCATCTGGACAAGATCAGCGAGAAGAAGGTCCGCCGCTCCGAGCAGACCACGCCGGGCCACTCCGAGAAACTCTGCGCGAAGGCCGCCTCCGGCAATGCCGACATGGTGATGCTGGACCTTGAGGACGCCTGCGCCGTCTCGCAGAAGGTTGATGCCCGCAAGGTGGTCGGAAAGGCGCTGGCCGAGAACGACTGGGGCCAGAAGATCCGGGGCTTCCGTGCCAACAACATCCGCACCATCTGGTGCCTTGACGACATCATCGAGGTGCTCACCATCGCCCGCGATGCCGTGGACGTGATCGTGATTCCCAAGGTGTACGGCCCCGAGGAGATCCACTACTACGACTTCCTGTTCAACCAGCTCGAATACAAGCTCAACATGAAGAAGCAGGTGAAGTTCGAGGTGCTGATCGAAAGCGCGGCGGCGGCCCTCAAGGCCTATGACATCGCCAAGGCATCGCCCCGCATGGACGCCCTCATCTTCGGTATCGCCGACTACGCCGGCGACGTGAATGCCCGCGTCATGAAGGGCGACGAGCAGTTCCAGGTATTCCACTGGGCCAAGAGCCAGGTGGTGACCGCCGCCCGCGCCGCGCTGATCGATTCAATCGACAACGTGACACTGGACTACAAGGATCTGGACCAGGTCCGCAAGGATGCCATCAACGCCCGCAACATGGGGTTTGACGGCAAGTGGTGCATCCACCCGACACACGTCGAGGTGGTGAACGAGGTGTTCACTCCCTCCGACGAGGAGATCAAGCGGGCCACCGAGATCATCGGTGCCTACGACAAGGCCGACAAGGAACAGGGCCTCGGCGCGATCACCTTCGGGACCGAGATGGTGGATGCGGCCACCCTGCGCGTGGAACGCTGGAAGCTTTCCATCGCCAAGCGCGTCGGCAAGATCAGGGCCTGA
- the cas1 gene encoding type II CRISPR-associated endonuclease Cas1, producing MIKRCIEISEKPAYLSLRDGQMIIKHGDEILSTVPIEDLGVLIVDNPGVTYSHGLLGALLEANVAVVVCGRNRHPAGLLLPVEGHTLQNRAAAAQAAASDSLRKRLWRQIVRAKVQHQGQVVAEQGAEAGAFTELARQVKNGDPDNIEAQAAQRYWPLLFTPAFRRSDESQFINSFLDYGYTVLRAAVARAIAGAGLHPSLGLHHRNQYNAFALADDLIEPFRPFTDRAVIRLVNGQADTLDKRAKAELLSVLSVPAAIQNRRVPLMVALHTTAASLRECYTGERDTLEFPAP from the coding sequence ATGATTAAACGCTGTATCGAAATCTCGGAGAAGCCCGCCTACCTGTCGCTGCGCGACGGGCAGATGATCATCAAACACGGAGACGAAATCCTCTCAACCGTTCCCATCGAGGATCTGGGCGTCCTCATCGTGGACAACCCCGGCGTCACCTATTCCCACGGCCTGCTCGGTGCCCTGCTGGAGGCGAACGTGGCCGTCGTCGTCTGCGGCCGGAACCGCCACCCGGCGGGGCTGCTGCTGCCGGTGGAGGGCCATACGCTCCAGAACCGGGCGGCAGCAGCGCAGGCGGCGGCCAGCGACAGCCTGCGGAAACGGCTCTGGAGGCAGATCGTGCGGGCCAAGGTGCAGCACCAGGGGCAGGTGGTGGCCGAACAGGGAGCCGAGGCCGGCGCGTTCACGGAACTGGCCCGGCAGGTGAAGAATGGCGACCCAGACAACATCGAGGCGCAGGCGGCGCAGCGGTACTGGCCGCTGCTGTTCACTCCCGCCTTCCGGCGGAGCGACGAATCGCAGTTCATCAACTCGTTTCTCGACTACGGCTACACGGTGCTGCGGGCGGCGGTGGCGCGGGCCATCGCCGGGGCCGGACTGCACCCCTCGCTGGGGCTCCACCACCGGAACCAGTACAACGCCTTCGCGCTGGCCGATGACCTCATCGAGCCGTTCCGCCCGTTCACCGACCGGGCGGTGATCCGGCTGGTGAACGGGCAGGCGGACACCCTGGACAAGCGGGCCAAGGCCGAACTCCTCAGCGTGCTGTCGGTTCCGGCTGCCATCCAGAACCGGCGGGTTCCGCTCATGGTGGCCCTGCATACGACGGCGGCGTCGCTCCGCGAGTGCTACACGGGCGAGCGGGACACCCTGGAGTTTCCGGCGCCATGA
- the cas9 gene encoding type II CRISPR RNA-guided endonuclease Cas9 (Cas9, originally named Csn1, is the large, multifunctional signature protein of type II CRISPR/Cas systems. It is well known even to general audiences because its RNA-guided endonuclease activity has made it a popular tool for custom editing of eukaryotic genomes.), translating to MEDYNFKTTLGFDIGTNSVGSAWVDVSGRDITFGVSIFPKGVEESESKRGAPKNLARRSKRSQRRMFDRRAKRLRRLRSVLTAHGLLPSDPEEFRRLFYPTRKEIKQTGKKQDNPWLLRRKALSEPLEPYELGRVLLHLSQQRGAFGVDFEEGDTESENRKEQPQKKEALARTQCELNGRTYGQMMADLFDTEKVPLKEQPPDGKFYRKPIRNRRGAYLFHADREMIRDEFRRIWTKQKSLPGKLTGLLTDDFRTILDNPQGDATWRHKGEIFGQRRTYWDTGTLSRCILEPTDLCCPLGDRYAQEFRVLETVNSIRIDDRAPGSRPLTDEERAALITALRKERNGTVERVKKALEIDKKTLRKKGGADVYRLNLENDPDREINTDWFYREIVHGVFGHDSIENLSDADRVRRLDSVNSALLKYDPASAADSHRLSDKAEAWWKLDSSQIERLLTAWKERPNPQQRMRLSRRAIINLLPYLRQGYSVTEARQHFAEDEQSGASPEQRIRYAHTVTEAVKTILKNSVPPQDLPRLFQLRTSNKATRRYIERRNGVLPPPPFIANRVARKAVYEVRRHLIHYLRKFGQKPDRVIVELARDATQPAKRRDKQLAENRQREKDRKTILESYGLSGKQKNQQDKAVERIRLWQEQKGICPYSGECIPPQILTDSNAMPGKRIEVDHIIPRSRSGVDNSFNNKLLCFADSNRTKGDRTPKEWLTAEQFEQLEQRLQHLPGKNGVNPVKWKILHKDAPKSDEDGFTNSQLSDTAYASVQICDYLRNALYDGEMDGRRRVFTTKGRFTAILRKEWGLFESALDAEWHPELAQPAAEIEPGNDRPVSRKDGKRRWDHRHHAIDAVVIAMTGPERIQELSRRAQQQELQKKESGLTPKQAKLDPPWNSFKDQVLTKLKGHVVAHRPTKRKVVGALHEDNPFGRAKSPVNRDTYLKGLYQQRVGVSKITDSSFGEIRPPSKANGEWSTGGKPVILNPTLRKQLKLHGAIDKNTRVILQTTGIPVFKWTSARAIGDPVEIKSRKDGVQRFYRPDNNHHIEILAHKESNEWTGICWSMFHAARRAKPPKILKQYRLPLVIGRSLGQLIENRDHLSASLATLYGDELGLKLFRIYESHNFIFSVSLGEIFRMRHKKTNMPGFFKVVKIEDRSITFTGHWDARGAPSKKPNDGKKNKQKTGTAGTIGTSEMVANPPRDEFSCSPAQMKDLGSEPGIAPYKVRISPLGVIEKIELD from the coding sequence ATGGAAGATTACAACTTCAAAACCACCTTGGGTTTCGATATCGGAACGAACTCTGTCGGAAGCGCATGGGTAGACGTTTCAGGACGCGACATCACCTTTGGAGTCAGTATATTCCCCAAAGGCGTAGAGGAAAGTGAAAGCAAACGAGGAGCGCCAAAAAACCTGGCTCGCCGATCCAAACGATCTCAACGGCGAATGTTTGATAGGCGAGCAAAAAGGTTACGCCGCTTACGGTCGGTCCTCACAGCGCACGGCCTGCTACCTTCAGACCCCGAAGAATTCCGGCGCCTGTTCTATCCGACGAGAAAAGAAATAAAACAAACCGGAAAAAAGCAAGACAATCCATGGCTGCTCCGCCGAAAAGCATTGTCCGAACCGCTTGAACCATACGAACTTGGTAGAGTGCTTCTGCACCTTTCCCAGCAGCGTGGAGCGTTTGGCGTAGATTTTGAAGAAGGTGATACCGAATCAGAGAACAGGAAAGAACAGCCCCAGAAGAAGGAAGCTTTGGCACGGACCCAATGCGAACTGAACGGCCGCACTTACGGTCAAATGATGGCCGACCTGTTCGATACGGAAAAAGTTCCTCTGAAAGAACAACCACCCGATGGCAAATTCTACCGGAAGCCCATACGCAACAGACGGGGCGCTTACCTGTTTCATGCCGACAGAGAGATGATTCGGGATGAATTCCGGCGGATTTGGACAAAACAGAAGTCATTACCTGGGAAACTCACTGGGCTGCTCACCGACGATTTCAGAACCATACTTGATAACCCCCAAGGCGATGCGACCTGGCGTCACAAAGGCGAGATATTTGGTCAGCGGCGCACTTACTGGGACACCGGTACGCTCAGCCGGTGCATACTGGAACCGACCGATTTATGCTGCCCGCTTGGCGACCGCTATGCACAGGAATTTAGGGTGCTTGAAACCGTCAACAGCATCCGTATTGACGACCGTGCGCCAGGATCACGGCCGTTGACAGACGAAGAACGCGCCGCTCTTATTACCGCATTACGGAAAGAGAGGAATGGCACCGTTGAGCGGGTGAAGAAAGCTCTCGAAATCGACAAGAAAACCCTCAGAAAGAAGGGGGGCGCTGACGTCTATCGCCTTAACCTGGAAAACGATCCCGACCGAGAGATCAATACCGACTGGTTTTACCGGGAAATCGTACACGGGGTATTCGGCCATGATTCGATTGAGAATTTGTCCGATGCCGACCGCGTTCGCCGTCTCGATTCCGTCAATAGCGCACTGCTCAAATACGATCCTGCGTCTGCAGCAGATAGTCATCGCTTATCGGACAAAGCGGAAGCATGGTGGAAGCTGGATTCAAGTCAGATAGAACGGCTGCTCACTGCGTGGAAAGAACGCCCGAATCCACAACAACGAATGAGGCTTTCCCGGCGGGCGATTATCAATCTGTTGCCTTATTTGAGGCAAGGCTATTCAGTCACAGAGGCCAGGCAACATTTTGCGGAAGACGAACAAAGTGGAGCTTCTCCAGAACAACGCATACGATATGCACATACCGTTACTGAAGCAGTAAAAACGATTCTTAAAAACTCCGTACCTCCTCAAGACCTTCCCAGGCTTTTCCAGCTACGAACATCCAATAAAGCAACCCGTCGGTATATTGAGAGACGAAATGGAGTTTTGCCGCCACCACCATTTATCGCCAATCGCGTGGCCCGGAAAGCTGTCTACGAGGTCCGAAGACATCTGATTCATTACTTACGAAAGTTCGGCCAAAAACCCGATAGAGTGATCGTTGAACTAGCCAGGGATGCTACCCAGCCAGCCAAGCGCCGAGACAAACAGCTCGCAGAAAACCGGCAGAGAGAAAAAGACCGAAAAACCATCCTTGAATCATATGGATTATCCGGGAAACAAAAAAATCAGCAAGATAAAGCTGTTGAACGTATTCGCTTGTGGCAGGAACAAAAGGGTATCTGCCCCTATTCCGGAGAGTGCATTCCACCTCAGATTCTGACCGATAGCAATGCCATGCCTGGTAAACGGATAGAAGTCGACCACATCATTCCTCGAAGCCGTTCCGGCGTAGACAACAGCTTCAACAATAAGTTGCTATGTTTTGCGGATTCCAACAGGACCAAGGGAGACCGCACTCCGAAAGAGTGGTTAACGGCGGAGCAGTTCGAACAACTGGAGCAACGACTCCAGCATCTTCCCGGGAAAAATGGTGTTAATCCGGTCAAATGGAAAATCCTGCATAAAGACGCACCAAAATCCGATGAGGATGGATTTACCAACTCTCAGCTATCCGATACCGCTTATGCCTCTGTGCAAATCTGCGACTATTTACGCAACGCCCTTTACGACGGAGAGATGGATGGCAGACGCCGCGTGTTTACAACGAAAGGCCGATTTACCGCCATACTTCGTAAGGAGTGGGGCCTGTTTGAAAGTGCTCTTGATGCCGAATGGCATCCGGAGTTAGCCCAGCCTGCCGCTGAAATAGAGCCCGGAAATGACCGGCCTGTCAGCCGTAAGGATGGAAAGCGCCGATGGGATCACCGCCATCATGCAATAGACGCCGTCGTAATTGCCATGACCGGCCCTGAGCGAATCCAGGAGCTATCCCGGCGTGCTCAGCAACAAGAATTGCAGAAAAAAGAAAGTGGACTCACACCGAAACAGGCGAAACTTGACCCGCCATGGAATAGTTTTAAAGATCAAGTACTTACAAAATTGAAAGGCCACGTAGTTGCGCACCGGCCCACAAAGCGAAAAGTGGTCGGAGCTCTACATGAAGACAACCCTTTCGGACGGGCGAAATCACCGGTGAACCGCGATACATACCTAAAAGGTCTCTACCAGCAGCGCGTCGGGGTATCGAAGATCACGGACAGCAGCTTTGGAGAGATTAGACCGCCTTCCAAGGCAAATGGCGAATGGAGTACAGGAGGCAAACCCGTAATCTTGAATCCCACACTCCGAAAACAACTTAAATTACACGGCGCTATAGACAAAAATACAAGGGTGATTTTACAAACTACCGGAATCCCGGTATTCAAATGGACGAGCGCACGGGCGATCGGAGACCCTGTCGAGATAAAGTCCCGGAAAGATGGCGTTCAGAGATTTTATCGCCCCGATAATAACCATCATATCGAGATATTAGCGCATAAAGAATCCAATGAATGGACTGGAATTTGCTGGAGCATGTTCCATGCTGCGCGCAGAGCAAAACCCCCAAAAATACTTAAACAGTATCGCCTACCATTGGTCATAGGTCGAAGCCTTGGACAATTAATTGAAAATCGAGATCATCTCTCAGCTTCTCTAGCAACATTGTATGGAGATGAATTAGGTCTGAAATTATTTAGAATATATGAATCGCATAATTTTATTTTTTCGGTCAGTTTAGGAGAGATTTTCCGGATGAGGCATAAAAAGACCAATATGCCAGGATTTTTCAAAGTCGTAAAAATCGAGGACAGAAGCATCACTTTCACCGGCCACTGGGATGCTCGAGGAGCCCCCAGCAAAAAACCTAATGATGGCAAGAAAAACAAACAAAAGACTGGGACAGCAGGCACTATCGGCACGTCAGAAATGGTAGCGAACCCGCCTCGAGATGAATTCAGCTGCAGTCCTGCACAAATGAAAGATTTAGGTTCTGAACCCGGTATCGCACCCTACAAGGTAAGAATTAGCCCCCTAGGAGTAATAGAGAAAATCGAACTGGATTGA
- a CDS encoding nucleotidyltransferase family protein has protein sequence MENKDNFASQGAVAFQSEPGDFNLLVKILRGVLFPVPPRPSLFQSATGHGLAGPVMERVDPSSPLLRSIRARTVLQLDVACELLETAVSSRIPVVPLKGTDLIERLGIDPAMRPMSDIDLIVPTDFRADMALLIRQSGYELMDTRADRLDREQEGPWRFVRTDGDFRTVVELHDRPFAGSPLRFADFVVTKDAGRPVLTPEAALYWLARNAAWHGFSERLLFLYDLDRFLRHPETEISAAAFEVLAGKSGEKRLVMLALGAAASLLGTPLGELEHGSVAGDDRLLRRCTMGRAPLGFGPRSLFPILLLDRPQDRFRELWYGLRRTLIGGATGRSG, from the coding sequence ATGGAAAACAAAGACAATTTTGCTTCACAGGGCGCGGTTGCGTTCCAGTCTGAGCCGGGCGATTTTAATCTGCTGGTGAAGATCCTGCGGGGGGTGCTTTTCCCGGTTCCTCCCCGTCCGTCCCTGTTTCAGTCTGCTACAGGTCACGGCCTTGCCGGGCCTGTTATGGAACGGGTTGACCCCTCCTCGCCGCTGCTCCGGTCGATCCGGGCAAGAACCGTGCTTCAGCTCGACGTCGCCTGTGAGCTGCTGGAGACTGCCGTGAGCAGCCGGATTCCCGTCGTACCGCTCAAGGGGACCGATCTGATTGAGCGTCTGGGCATCGACCCGGCGATGCGGCCCATGAGCGATATTGACCTGATTGTACCCACGGATTTCCGGGCCGACATGGCGCTGCTAATCCGGCAGTCCGGTTATGAACTGATGGACACCAGGGCTGACCGGCTCGACCGGGAACAGGAGGGGCCGTGGCGGTTTGTCCGTACTGATGGGGATTTCCGCACGGTCGTGGAGCTTCACGACCGGCCATTCGCCGGGAGCCCGCTCCGGTTTGCGGATTTTGTTGTGACGAAGGATGCAGGACGGCCTGTGCTTACGCCGGAGGCGGCGCTCTACTGGCTGGCGAGGAACGCCGCCTGGCACGGTTTCAGTGAACGCCTGCTGTTCCTGTACGACCTGGACCGGTTTCTGCGCCATCCGGAGACAGAGATTAGCGCTGCCGCATTTGAGGTGCTTGCCGGCAAGAGCGGTGAGAAGCGGCTTGTCATGCTGGCGCTCGGGGCAGCGGCGAGCCTGCTGGGGACGCCATTGGGAGAACTGGAACACGGCAGTGTTGCCGGTGATGACCGGCTGCTTCGGCGCTGCACCATGGGCCGTGCGCCGCTTGGCTTCGGACCGCGCAGCCTCTTTCCCATTCTGCTTCTGGACCGCCCGCAGGACCGTTTCAGGGAGCTGTGGTACGGGCTTCGGCGCACGCTCATTGGCGGCGCCACCGGCCGGAGCGGCTAG